In Solanum pennellii chromosome 7, SPENNV200, the following are encoded in one genomic region:
- the LOC107024532 gene encoding glucan endo-1,3-beta-glucosidase 5-like: MHEHHLHSLLIHIMKYFDNIFVLWILLVTLDKCLTTEGLGVNWGTRASHPLPPDIVVKLLKENGFNKVKLFEADPGVLKALGRSGVQVMVGIPNDLLAPLSASVRNAEQWVQQNVSSFISKNGVDIRYVAVGNEPFLKDYKDTFLNTTYPALQNVQAALIKAGLGRQVKVTVPINADVYETDTGVPSGGNFRSDIHGLMMKIVKFLSDNGGPLTINIYPFLSLYADPHFPIDFAFFSGTSSPVVDGSISYTNVFEANYDTLVWALEKNGFGSLPIIVGEIGWPTDGDSNANIEYAKKFNQGLLDRISRGIGTPKRPTPPDIYLFGLVDEDTKSIQPGNFERHWGVFYYDGAIKYQLNLGNNQSLKAAKGVRYLARKWCVMAPNANVMDPNLPDSINYACSYADCTSLGYGSSCGGLDVKSNASYAFNMYYQTMNQQKGSCERFHNLSVITTIDPSPSSSNFGRTSSNCRFEIMIDVGRHETRVNPGTSSATKFKHFSLVLLVLVFMLHY, encoded by the exons CATATAATGAAGTATTTCGACAACATCTTCGTCTTATGGATTTTGTTAGTAACGCTGGATAAATGTTTAACCACGGAGGGTCTAGGCGTGAATTGGGGGACGCGAGCAAGTCATCCACTTCCACCTGATATTGTAGTGAAGTTGTTAAAAGAGAACGGATTCAATAAAGTAAAGTTGTTTGAAGCAGATCCAGGAGTGTTGAAGGCATTGGGTAGATCAGGTGTTCAAGTTATGGTTGGGATACCTAATGACTTGTTAGCACCATTGTCCGCTAGTGTTCGAAATGCTGAACAATGGGTGCAACAAAATGTTTCATCATTTATTTCTAAGAATGGAGTCGATATCAG GTATGTTGCTGTGGGAAATGAGCCTTTTTTGAAAGACTACAAAGACACATTCCTTAACACAACCTATCCTGCCCTCCAAAATGTTCAAGCAGCTCTTATCAAAGCAGGCCTTGGTCGACAAGTCAAGGTTACGGTTCCAATTAATGCTGATGTGTACGAAACGGACACTGGAGTCCCCTCCGGTGGAAATTTTAGATCAGACATTCATGGTCTCATGATGAAAATCGTCAAATTCCTAAGTGATAACGGAGGTCCTCTCACCATTAACATCTACCCATTCCTTAGCCTCTACGCAGATCCTCATTTCCCAATTGACTTCGCCTTCTTCTCAGGAACATCATCTCCTGTTGTTGATGGTTCTATATCCTACACTAATGTATTCGAAGCTAATTATGATACTCTTGTTTGGGCTCTAGAGAAAAATGGATTCGGGTCATTACCTATAATTGTTGGAGAAATTGGTTGGCCAACTGATGGAGATTCCAATGCAAATATCGAGTATGCTAAGAAGTTCAATCAAGGTCTACTAGACCGAATTAGTCGTGGCATAGGTACCCCTAAACGTCCTACGCCACCAGACATTTACCTTTTCGGCCTCGTGGATGAAGACACCAAGAGCATCCAACCAGGTAATTTTGAGAGACATTGGGGAGTTTTTTACTATGATGGAGCTATCAAGTATCAACTAAATTTAGGTAACAACCAAAGTTTGAAAGCAGCAAAAGGCGTTCGATATTTAGCTAGGAAATGGTGTGTGATGGCCCCTAATGCTAATGTTATGGACCCTAACTTACCAGATAGTATCAACTATGCTTGTAGTTATGCAGATTGCACTAGTCTTGGATATGGTTCATCATGTGGTGGATTGGATGTTAAGAGCAATGCATCCTACGCGTTTAATATGTACTACCAAACTATGAATCAACAGAAGGGGTCGTGTGAAAGGTTTCACAATTTATCGGTCATTACAACGATTGATCCATCTCCATCCTCCTCTAATTTTGGACGAACATCTTCTAATTGTCGATTTGAGATCATGATTGATGTGGGAAGGCATGAGACGAGGGTAAATCCAGGAACATCTTCGGCTACAAAGTTCAAACATTTTTCTCTTGTTTTATTGGTACTAGTATTCATGTTGCACTACTAA